A window of Fragaria vesca subsp. vesca linkage group LG7, FraVesHawaii_1.0, whole genome shotgun sequence contains these coding sequences:
- the LOC101296720 gene encoding probable leucine-rich repeat receptor-like protein kinase At1g35710-like — MKSLAYLDLSSNKLRGSIPDVFINISSLEYLYLYFNQFSGLIPDAFRNMRSIKELDISSNQLSGLIPDAFMNMGSLAYFDLSSNQLSGLIPNAFASMSSLANLDLDLSSNQLSGLVPNSFANMSSLENLDLSHNPLKGGIPASISQLCSLRSFWISSCNLTEFSEFVQRQSTCPQNSLDSLDLSDNNLVGSFPNLTNFSSLEVLQLSKNKFSGMVPDSVGQLSRLYELDLSGNQLSGRIPESIGQISSLDRLDLSRNRLSRRIPQSRTIV; from the coding sequence ATGAAGTCACTTGCATATCTTGACCTCTCTTCCAACAAACTAAGAGGTTCGATTCCTGATGTTTTCATAAACATCAGCTCACTTGAATATCTATACCTCTATTTCAACCAATTCAGTGGTTTGATTCCTGATGCTTTCAGAAACATGAGATCAATCAAAGAGCTAGACATCTCTTCCAACCAATTAAGTGGTTTGATCCCCGATGCTTTCATGAACATGGGCTCACTTGCATATTTTGACCTCTCTTCCAACCAATTAAGTGGTTTGATCCCCAATGCTTTCGCAAGCATGAGCTCACTTGCAAACCTTGACCTCGACCTATCCTCGAACCAGTTAAGTGGTTTGGTCCCCAATTCTTTTGCAAACATGAGCTCACTTGAAAATCTTGACCTCTCTCATAACCCACTTAAAGGAGGAATACCAGCATCCATCAGCCAGTTATGTAGTCTGAGATCTTTTTGGATTTCAAGTTGCAATCTGACTGAATTTTCTGAGTTTGTTCAAAGACAGTCCACATGTCCTCAGAATTCATTAGACAGTTTGGATCTTTCCGATAACAATCTTGTTGGGTCTTTTCCTAATCTTACAAACTTTTCATCATTGGAGGTGTTACAACTCTCTAAAAATAAGTTTAGCGGAATGGTTCCAGATAGTGTTGGGCAACTCTCCCGTTTGTATGAGTTAGATCTTTCTGGAAATCAATTAAGCGGAAGAATTCCAGAAAGTATTGGGCAAATATCATCGTTGGATAGATTGGATCTCTCCAGGAATCGGCTAAGCAGAAGAATACCTCAGAGTAGGACAATTGTCTAG
- the LOC101297011 gene encoding LRR receptor-like serine/threonine-protein kinase GSO1-like, giving the protein MSYGHIVDVFPSWLWTIFGDTPTIDLSYNQLKGIIRSSEVVSLSGVEVRFSSNQLQGPIPSFLSNASYVDLSDNKLSDMSSFVCSSNFKISKFLDLSKNRISGEVPDCWRQWVDLELLDLSDNSFSGKVPPTLGCLLRINTLKLRSNKLVGELPTSLKNCRSLNVIDLGNNQLSSAVPQWLGTDLPNLVILMLQFNQFSGNLPLQLCKLAHLQILDVSVNQISGTIPQCHNSLSSLAQEGNSNLTIRHSFNISEAEAPTNMMNSLYYEDDATFMWKGTLVSYKSTLGLVKRIDLSSNRLTGGIPSEITSLVGLVSLNLSRNSLTGEIPLEIGKLKSLDSLDLSRNKLHGGIPMSLAHIDRIGYIDLSYNNLSGEIPTGTQLQGFNASSYTGNPWLCGLPLDVCNPGETGRPKVSSGEEDADELITHGFYISLGLGFVVGFWGVCGSLIFKRSWRYAYYNLLNNLNDWLYVKVALIIRQLKDMLNRQQS; this is encoded by the coding sequence ATGTCATATGGTCACATTGTCGATGTATTTCCAAGTTGGTTATGGACTATCTTTGGTGACACTCCTACTATAGATCTATCCTACAATCAACTTAAAGGGATAATAAGGAGTTCAGAGGTTGTATCACTCAGTGGAGTTGAAGTTCGATTTAGTTCGAACCAACTACAAGGTCCAATACCCTCATTTCTATCAAATGCCTCGTATGTGGATCTCTCTGATAATAAATTATCAGATATGAGTTCTTTCGTGTGTTCTTCGAATTTTAAAATTTCAAAGTTTCTTGATCTCTCCAAAAACCGTATTTCGGGAGAAGTTCCAGATTGCTGGAGACAATGGGTTGATCTAGAACTTCTTGATTTGAGTGACAATTCTTTTTCTGGCAAAGTCCCACCCACTTTAGGATGTTTACTTCGAATCAATACATTGAAATTAAGGAGCAACAAACTTGTGGGAGAATTGCCTACATCCTTGAAGAATTGTAGAAGCTTGAATGTTATTGATCTTGGGAACAATCAGCTTTCAAGTGCAGTGCCTCAATGGCTAGGGACCGATCTTCCAAATTTGGTTATTCTTATGCTTCAGTTTAATCAATTTAGTGGAAATTTGCCTTTGCAATTATGCAAGCTAGCACACCTTCAAATTTTGGATGTCTCTGTGAATCAAATCTCTGGAACTATACCACAATGCCATAACAGTTTGAGTTCTTTGGCGCAAGAGGGAAATTCAAATCTAACCATTAGACATTCTTTTAATATATCTGAGGCCGAAGCACCTACGAATATGATGAATTCTCTTTATTATGAGGATGATGCAACATTCATGTGGAAAGGAACGTTGGTTTCATACAAAAGTACTCTGGGACTAGTCAAGAGAATTGATCTCTCAAGCAACAGATTAACTGGGGGGATTCCAAGTGAAATCACTAGTCTTGTTGGCCTGGTTTCTTTGAACCTTTCGAGGAACAGTTTAACTGGAGAAATTCCTCTGGAGATCGGGAAGTTGAAGTCGCTAGATTCACTTGATTTGTCAAGAAACAAGTTACATGGTGGAATTCCGATGAGCCTTGCTCATATTGATAGAATTGGGTACATTGATTTGTCATATAACAACTTGTCTGGTGAAATTCCAACCGGCACTCAGCTTCAAGGCTTCAATGCCTCCTCTTATACTGGAAATCCCTGGTTGTGTGGACTTCCACTTGATGTCTGTAATCCAGGGGAAACTGGTCGGCCTAAAGTCTCGAGTGGTGAAGAAGATGCAGATGAGCTCATCACACATGGCTTTTACATCAGTTTGGGACTTGGATTTGTTGTTGGATTCTGGGGAGTTTGTGGGAGTTTGATATTCAAGAGGTCGTGGAGATATGCATACTACAACTTATTGAATAATCTGAATGATTGGCTTTATGTGAAGGTAGCTTTGATCATACGGCAATTAAAGGATATGCTTAATAGACAACAATCTTAA